The Armatimonadota bacterium DNA segment CAGTGTGAGCGGGGTGGGACCGAAGGCTGCACTGAGCCTGCTCAGCGTGATGGATGCCGAGCAGCTGGCGATGGCAATTGCCGCCGAGGACATCAAACGCCTCACCGGCGCGCCCGGCGTAGGCACCAAAATCGCACAGCGCATCGCGGTAGAACTGAAAGACAAGGCGGCGGAAATCGCGTGGGAGCGCAAAGTAGACCGCCTCGCGGCGAAAGGTAAGCCCTTGCCTTCCGACAGATTGGAAGATGCGGTAGAGGCGTTGATGGCGTTAGGATACAACCGAACCGACGCCCGCCGCGCGGTGGAAACCGCCGCCAAATCGCTTCCACCCGATGCCGACACCGCTGCGGTGGTGCGCAGTGCCTTGCAGGTGCTGACTGCAGGACGGTAACGGAACACCTTTTTCTGCCGTCTAAAATGTAGACAGATGTATGGAATATCCTCTCCCGGCACGGAGAGGGGTGAGGAATGAGGGAAAAGCGCACCATGCGCCGAACGGATGACGCCGAAGAACAGCGAATAGTGACCCCGCGTCGCAGGGTGGAGGAGGCAGAGGAAGAACTGAGCCTGCGCCCGCGCTGGCTGCGTGAGTTCATCGGGCAGGCGAGGCTGAAGGAGAACCTGGGCATCTTCATCGAGGCGGCGCGACAGCGCGGGGAAGCGCTGGACCATGTTTTACTGTTCGGTCCGCCCGGGCTGGGCAAGACCACCATCGCGCATATCATCGCCAACGAGATGGGTGCGCCCATTCGCTCCACTTCCGGTCCCGCCATCGAGCGACCGGGCGATCTGGCGGCGATACTGACCAATCTCGAACCGAACAGCGTGCTGTTCATTGACGAGGTGCATCGCCTGAGCCGACCAGTGGAGGAGATACTCTACCCGGCGATGGAAGACTATCAGCTGGACCTGGTCATCGGCAAGGGACCGGCGGCGCGCACGATTAAGCTCGACCTGCCCCCCTTTACACTGGTAGGGGCAACGACACGGGCAGGGCTGCTGACCTCGCCGTTGCGGGCACGGTTCGGCATCGTGCTGTACTTCCAGTTCTACACGCCGGAGGAACTGCAGACGATTGTGCTGC contains these protein-coding regions:
- the ruvB gene encoding Holliday junction ATP-dependent DNA helicase RuvB, whose translation is MREKRTMRRTDDAEEQRIVTPRRRVEEAEEELSLRPRWLREFIGQARLKENLGIFIEAARQRGEALDHVLLFGPPGLGKTTIAHIIANEMGAPIRSTSGPAIERPGDLAAILTNLEPNSVLFIDEVHRLSRPVEEILYPAMEDYQLDLVIGKGPAARTIKLDLPPFTLVGATTRAGLLTSPLRARFGIVLYFQFYTPEELQTIVLRSAEILGVPIEREGAAEIARRSRGTPRIANRLLRRVRDYAQVRGDGVITQQIADEALQLLEVDTLGLDEFDRRFLRLIIEKFDGGPVGIDTLSAATNEERDTIEDVYEPFLIQIGLLNRTSRGRVATRFAYEHLGLLPRSESHQQRLL
- the ruvA gene encoding Holliday junction ATP-dependent DNA helicase RuvA; the protein is MIAHVRGTLVEKDTSAVVVDVNGVGYRVLVPETVSAVLPAVGEQVHLLTTFYVREEEMSLYGFLTNEQRRLFEMLLSVSGVGPKAALSLLSVMDAEQLAMAIAAEDIKRLTGAPGVGTKIAQRIAVELKDKAAEIAWERKVDRLAAKGKPLPSDRLEDAVEALMALGYNRTDARRAVETAAKSLPPDADTAAVVRSALQVLTAGR